One Acidobacteriota bacterium DNA window includes the following coding sequences:
- a CDS encoding hemolysin III family protein: MEELANTITHGIGMILSVAGLIVLTGLTWQKLSVWHFAGCAIYGVTQVILYTASTLYHGVQTPHLKRRLLQVDQMAIYLLIAGTYTPFMLVNLRGFWGYLLLTIVWALALFGIVFKWIFADRYKFVTMGLYLVIGWAAIIAVKPILATVPLGGLAWIAAGGLAYMLGLIFFAWERLPYNHVIWHVFVMAGSGFFFLAILRCVLPG, encoded by the coding sequence ATCGAAGAGTTGGCCAACACCATTACGCACGGAATCGGAATGATTCTGAGTGTTGCCGGCTTGATCGTTCTGACCGGATTGACCTGGCAAAAACTCAGCGTATGGCATTTCGCAGGCTGCGCGATTTATGGCGTCACGCAGGTGATTCTCTATACCGCCTCGACGCTGTATCACGGGGTGCAAACTCCGCACTTGAAACGGCGGCTTCTCCAGGTGGACCAAATGGCGATTTACTTGCTGATCGCGGGGACGTACACGCCATTTATGCTGGTCAATTTGCGCGGGTTTTGGGGGTATTTGCTGCTGACGATTGTCTGGGCGCTGGCGTTATTTGGCATCGTGTTCAAATGGATTTTTGCCGATCGGTATAAATTCGTGACGATGGGGTTGTATCTGGTCATTGGTTGGGCGGCAATTATCGCCGTCAAACCGATACTGGCCACGGTTCCGCTGGGCGGACTGGCCTGGATCGCGGCGGGTGGGTTGGCTTACATGCTGGGCTTGATCTTTTTCGCCTGGGAGCGGTTACCCTATAACCACGTCATCTGGCACGTATTTGTGATGGCGGGCAGCGGCTTTTTCTTTTTGGCGATACTGCGATGCGTGTTGCCCGGTTAG
- a CDS encoding sugar phosphate isomerase/epimerase produces the protein MKLTRRSLLTSGVAAGLVGALPSLPTEAAPAQASTQKIRIGVSTYSYWHFDRVKYPIEKVIENAAKIGFDGVEILHRQMENETPKYVNNLKRMAFSLGLDLFFLSIHQNFVSPDKAKRQEHIDHTKRCIDLAVRLGCPAIRLNSGRWGTIPDFQKMLDAGGVEQPLPGYTDEDAFKWCIECINECLPHTEAAGVVLALENHWGLTTKVDGLLTIYRGVNSPWLSINLDTGNFVGDPYSQLERLAPHAIVVQAKTYYGGGVYYTRELDYSRIAKILRNAGFKGYVSLEMEGKENADVAVPKSLALLRKAFA, from the coding sequence ATGAAACTGACTCGACGTTCATTACTCACGAGCGGTGTTGCAGCAGGATTGGTTGGCGCCTTGCCGAGTTTGCCGACTGAGGCTGCTCCGGCTCAAGCTTCAACCCAGAAAATCCGTATCGGCGTTTCAACGTATTCCTACTGGCATTTCGACCGGGTCAAATATCCGATTGAAAAGGTCATTGAAAATGCCGCCAAAATAGGCTTTGACGGCGTGGAAATTCTCCATCGCCAGATGGAAAACGAAACGCCGAAGTACGTGAATAACCTGAAGCGGATGGCGTTTTCCCTGGGTCTGGATTTGTTCTTTCTTTCGATCCATCAAAACTTCGTTTCGCCGGACAAGGCCAAACGCCAGGAACACATTGACCATACTAAACGCTGCATTGATCTGGCCGTCAGGTTGGGCTGCCCGGCAATTCGGTTGAATTCCGGTCGCTGGGGCACGATTCCCGATTTTCAAAAGATGCTGGACGCGGGCGGCGTCGAACAACCGCTGCCCGGTTACACGGACGAAGACGCGTTCAAATGGTGCATCGAATGCATCAACGAGTGTTTACCCCACACGGAAGCCGCCGGCGTCGTATTGGCGCTGGAAAATCACTGGGGATTGACGACAAAAGTGGATGGCTTGCTGACGATTTATCGGGGCGTGAATTCCCCCTGGCTGAGCATCAATCTGGACACGGGCAATTTCGTTGGAGATCCGTATTCGCAACTGGAACGACTGGCTCCGCACGCGATCGTGGTGCAGGCCAAAACTTATTACGGCGGCGGCGTGTATTACACCCGCGAACTGGATTACTCGCGCATTGCCAAAATTTTGCGCAATGCGGGTTTCAAAGGCTACGTGTCGCTGGAAATGGAAGGCAAGGAAAACGCCGATGTTGCCGTTCCGAAGAGTTTGGCGTTGTTACGAAAGGCCTTTGCATAA
- a CDS encoding DUF1501 domain-containing protein yields the protein MTRREMLHRSGMGMGALALTQLAGSTAAAQQVNSVNPLAPKAPHFPAKAKRVIHLFMNGGPSHVDTFDPKPMLDKYDGQPLPIHLKTERKTGAGFASPFKFQKHGQCGTEVSELFPNIAKWVDELCVIRSMRTELPNHEPSLYLMNCGEQRQVRPSLGSWLTYGLGSENQNLPGFVVMTPFGYPTAGAQSWTSAFLPGVYQGTFIDPNETDVERLIHNIRNNNLSRQQQREQLDLLGKLNRRYQQTRQEESLIEAQIQNYELAFRMQTEATEAFDLSKEPESVRQRYGTHAYGRQLLLARRLLERGVRFVQCWQGKGQPWDSHDNLPMHHRNLARITDQPIAALLEDLKQRGMLEDTLVIWGGEFGRTPTVELTGHTKKEEYGRDHNPYGFTVWMAGAGVRKGYVHGATDEFGFRAVENIVHVHDLHATILHLMGFDHEKLTYRYAGRDFRLTDVSGLVVKELMA from the coding sequence ATGACACGACGCGAAATGCTGCACCGCAGCGGAATGGGAATGGGAGCGCTGGCGCTGACACAGTTGGCGGGATCAACCGCCGCAGCGCAACAGGTCAATTCCGTGAATCCGCTTGCGCCCAAAGCGCCGCACTTCCCCGCCAAAGCCAAACGCGTTATTCACCTGTTTATGAACGGCGGCCCGTCGCATGTGGATACCTTTGATCCGAAGCCGATGCTGGACAAATACGACGGCCAACCGCTGCCGATTCATTTGAAAACCGAGCGCAAAACCGGCGCGGGCTTCGCTTCGCCGTTCAAGTTTCAAAAGCACGGCCAGTGCGGCACCGAAGTCAGTGAACTCTTCCCCAACATTGCCAAGTGGGTGGACGAGTTGTGCGTGATTCGTTCAATGCGCACTGAACTGCCGAACCATGAACCGTCGCTGTATTTGATGAATTGTGGCGAACAGCGGCAAGTCCGTCCAAGTTTGGGGTCTTGGCTGACGTACGGATTGGGCAGCGAGAATCAAAACCTGCCGGGATTTGTCGTCATGACGCCGTTTGGGTACCCAACGGCCGGAGCGCAAAGCTGGACTTCGGCGTTTTTGCCCGGCGTGTATCAAGGCACGTTCATTGATCCGAACGAAACCGATGTCGAACGATTGATTCACAACATCCGCAACAACAACTTGAGCCGCCAGCAGCAGCGCGAACAACTCGATTTGCTTGGCAAACTCAATCGCCGGTACCAGCAAACGCGACAGGAAGAATCCTTGATCGAAGCGCAAATCCAAAATTACGAACTGGCGTTTCGCATGCAGACCGAAGCGACCGAAGCATTTGACTTAAGCAAAGAGCCGGAATCCGTTCGACAACGCTACGGCACACACGCGTATGGACGGCAATTGCTGCTGGCAAGGCGGTTGCTCGAACGCGGAGTTCGTTTTGTCCAATGCTGGCAAGGCAAAGGACAGCCCTGGGACAGCCACGATAATTTGCCAATGCATCATCGCAATCTGGCCCGCATCACGGATCAGCCGATTGCCGCGTTGCTGGAAGATTTGAAACAGCGCGGCATGTTGGAAGACACGCTGGTCATCTGGGGAGGAGAGTTCGGGCGAACGCCGACGGTGGAGCTAACCGGTCATACGAAGAAGGAAGAATATGGGCGAGATCACAATCCGTACGGCTTCACGGTATGGATGGCTGGCGCAGGCGTTCGGAAAGGTTATGTTCACGGCGCGACGGATGAATTCGGTTTTCGCGCCGTCGAAAACATCGTTCACGTTCACGATCTGCACGCGACGATTTTGCACTTGATGGGATTCGATCACGAGAAACTGACATACCGGTATGCCGGGCGAGATTTCCGGCTGACGGATGTCAGCGGGTTGGTCGTCAAAGAGTTGATGGCCTAA
- a CDS encoding CPBP family intramembrane metalloprotease: MNFDLHHIGLAGIYHLVFFGLLMPWSAIKTARRLKERPFPPRRKYFAYVIGQQVFFLALSVLVAWREWIDIWAKPKNVWSFGVAAGVLAALIVVMKPRWRKAVERRERRVYLFMSGDGKDKALWVTISLLAGVGEEITYRGVMFSLLWRVTGSAMAAAIMTATIFGISHFLQGWKSALVITGFALIFHWLYWVSGSLLAPMLVHFLYDVTAGFMYNKFGRELGYSADGNAQAEMMKAEG, translated from the coding sequence ATGAACTTTGACCTGCATCACATCGGGTTGGCCGGGATTTATCATCTGGTTTTTTTCGGCCTGCTGATGCCCTGGAGCGCGATCAAAACGGCTCGGCGGTTGAAGGAGCGGCCCTTTCCGCCGCGACGAAAGTATTTTGCTTATGTGATCGGACAGCAGGTGTTTTTTCTGGCGCTTTCCGTGTTAGTGGCCTGGAGAGAATGGATTGACATTTGGGCCAAGCCGAAAAATGTCTGGTCGTTTGGCGTGGCGGCTGGTGTGTTGGCAGCCCTGATTGTGGTGATGAAACCGCGCTGGCGCAAAGCGGTCGAACGTCGCGAACGCCGCGTGTATCTATTTATGTCCGGCGATGGCAAAGACAAAGCTTTGTGGGTGACGATTTCATTGCTGGCGGGGGTTGGCGAAGAAATCACCTATCGCGGAGTGATGTTCAGTTTGTTGTGGCGCGTGACAGGATCGGCGATGGCGGCGGCAATCATGACGGCGACGATTTTCGGCATCAGCCATTTCCTGCAAGGCTGGAAATCTGCGTTGGTGATCACCGGCTTTGCGTTGATCTTTCACTGGTTGTACTGGGTTTCCGGTTCGCTGCTTGCGCCAATGCTGGTGCATTTCCTGTATGACGTGACGGCGGGATTTATGTACAACAAATTCGGGCGCGAACTTGGCTATTCCGCGGATGGAAACGCACAAGCCGAAATGATGAAGGCGGAAGGATGA